Proteins from one Triticum aestivum cultivar Chinese Spring chromosome 7A, IWGSC CS RefSeq v2.1, whole genome shotgun sequence genomic window:
- the LOC123147722 gene encoding uncharacterized protein, whose translation MVGFGSLAPKTKNLVVGGGLTGFVFGVYYYTMRAVGSTDELQVAIDKFEDLKKKDADATPAANPSTPGSSNSLINLRPHLHGSKHRIEKCSTSMKQSSPRAKKSFGDPFPLQHANTPNALTRGFTPKPRQEDLQETSYDLQRFVMQLILGKCALGIHGGKFLLFLVMKQRIEASPEKIHTILAIAAMLSQRCEGWPPCQVQSISEP comes from the exons ATGGTGGGATTCGGTAGCCTTGCTCCCAAGACCAAGAACCTGGTGGTGGGCGGTGGGTTGACGGGGTTCGTCTTTGGGGTGTACTATTACACCATGAGAGCAGTCGGCAGCACTGATGAGCTGCaggtcgccatcgacaagtttgaagacctgaagaagaaggacGCCGACGCCACCCCCGCTGCAAACCCCTCCACCCCAGGCTCATC GAACTCCCTGATCAACCTCAGACCACACTTGCACGGGAGCAAGCATCGGATAGAAAAGTGTTCCACCTCCATGAAACAAAGCTCGCCACGTGCAAAGAAGTCTTTTGGAGATCCATTTCCTCTCCAACATGCAAACACTCCTAACGCACTGACCAGAGGATTCACGCCAAAGCCTCGTCAAGAAGATCTTCAAGAAACCTCCTACGATCTTCAAAGGTTTGTCATGCAGCTCATCCTGGGGAAATGCGCCCTTGGAATCCATGGCGGAAAGTTCTTGCTTTTCTTGGTAATGAAGCAAAGAATTGAGGCCAGTCCTGAGAAGATCCATACCATACTTGCTATAGCAGCAATGCTAAGTCAAAGATGTGAAGGATGGCCGCCTTGTCAGGTTCAGTCTATCTCTGAACCCTGA